The following DNA comes from Teredinibacter haidensis.
TCTAGTAGTAGTTCTTCCAGCAGTACTTCATCGTCAAGTACAGGCGGCGCCTGTGAGGAAATGTGTAAGTGGTACCAGGATGACCCTCGTCCACTCTGTCAGAACCAGGACAGCGGTTGGGGTTGGGAAAGCAATCAGAGCTGTATTGGCCGCACAACCTGCGATAGTCAATCTGGAAGTGGTGGCGTAATTTGTGTGGGTGGAACCATATCGAGCAGTTCTTCGGTAAGTTCCAGTTCGTCCAGCAGTAGTTCATCCAGTAGCAACTCTAGTTCGTCTTCGTCTAGCAGCAGTTCGTCCAGCAGCTTAAGCTCTTCCAGTTCGGTCAGTAGTTCAAGCTCTTCTGTTAGCAGTAGCTCATCAAGCGTCTCAAGTAGCAGTTCTTCCAGTAGCTCTACCTCTGCGGGAGGCATGAACTTTAGCGACGGCTTTGAAGGCGACTCGGTTGGTCAGCAACCTTCATCTTGGAATAATTTTATTGGTTGGAGCTACAACAATAGCAATAACAACTCCGGTAATGGCCAGTCTGCATTGGTATCGGATGTTCGCGCATATTCTGGCAGTAAATCGGTTCACTTTCGCGCGGGTGCTTCACCGGCCCAGATCGTGCGTGACTTGCCTGCTGGCGTCAGTACGCTCTATATGAAGGCGCAGGTGTATATGAGCAAGCAATTGGGTAACGAGCCTGGAGATAACCACGAACATATCTTTGCGGTGAAAGCTACGCCGGATGCCAATGATGAAATCCGTTTCGGCCAGATTAAAGGGACCATCGGTACCAACGAAGTGCCCTCCGACAACATTGCGCCGACTATGGATCAGTGGGAAAGTGGCTACGAAATGCCGGCCAATACCTGGAATTGTGTGGTACTGGAGCTGCGTGCAGATATGGCCTACGACAGCCTCTATGCCTACATCAATAACCAGCAGGTACATGCTATCGATTCCGGCAGCGACTGGAACAATGGTGCCTTAGATAGCAATTGGATGAGCGGCAAGTTCAATTATGTTGCGTTCGGTTTCCATAGCTTTAGCAATAACGATGCGGATGTTTGGATGGACGATATTGAGTATTCCGACCAGCCCGTAGAGTGTGGTTCCGGAACTGGTTCAAGTAGTTCTTCCAGCAGTTCCAGTTCTATCAGCTCTAGCTCTTCAAGTTCCAGCAGTTCTTCATCTAGTTCCTCCAGCAGCTCTAGTGCCACAAATGGTGGAATGTGTAGCTGGTATGGTTGGAATGTACCACTCTGTCAGAACCAGACTTCTGGTTGGGGCAACGAAAACAGCCAAAGTTGTGTTGGTCAAGTGACATGTGATTCTCAGTAATTACAGGTAAAGACCACGTAGAGGGCCAGCATTTTTGCTGGCCTTTGTTGTGTTTACAGGGGCAGGATAACAGCGCACTACAAGTCGCCTTATTGGAGGTAAAATTTGGGGGATACCGGTTGGCGTTTTTTTAGCCATCAACAAAAGGGGATTTCATTTATTGGCAAGCCGAAAATAATAGCGCTTCCAGATGGTTTAGTTTGTATGAAGAGTAGTCCTTGAAGTAAATAACCCCGAAGCTTCTGTAATACCGTAGAGCGCGTCTGCTGCCAATAACATGGCCGCCGCTGTCCAGCTGGTTTTTTCCTGAGGCCAGATGGCTTTATCGCGGAAGCTATAGCCGGTCCAATATCCGCAGTCACTGTCTTGCCATTGGGCGAGCCATTTAAAGATTGTTTCGGCTTTCGCTCCCTCGCCCGCAGCAGCGCAGGCCATTACCAATTCGCAGGATTCTGCAACCGTAATCCAGGGTTCGTCACTGACACAGCGGCAACCGAGACTATCTTCCACAAATTCGTGCCAGCGCTTTTGCAATCGAAGTTTGGCTTCGCTTTGAGAGTAGATTCCGGCAAGTATGGGATAAAACCAATCCATTGAGTAGCGGGCTTTGCTTTCCCAGGTGCGGTCAAAACGCCAGGGTCTATTTAACAGGGCATCGGCAAGTTTGTGGTAGGCCGTTTGCCATTGGGGTTTGGGTCGTTTTAACGTGTTGGCGATATTAATGCCGCATTCAAGGCTGCGAAGAATGGATGAGCAGGCGGTAATCAGCGCATCTTTGGGTAAGTTTTCGTTTTTGGATGTGGCCCACTGAATATCCCCTTCGGGGTTTTGGTGTTTGAGTACGTAGGCAATGGCTTTTTCTGCCATGAAAAAATATTCGTTTAAAAACTCCCTGTCGCCCGTGATTAAAAAATAGTGCCACAGGCCTGTTACTGGGTAGGCGACGAAATTGGTTTCGATTTTTGCGCTGTTATCTAGGCTAAAGTAGTTCGCCTGCCAGCTGCCATTTTCCGCCTGGTGTTTACGAAGCCAGCGGTAAGCGCGCTTGGCATTGCTAAGGTCGCCAATAATGGATAGAGCCATAGCAGCCTCTGTGTGATCCCACGGGTCGAGCTTGCCACTATCAAACCAGCGAATCGCTCCGTCATCCTGCTGGCAGCTGCGGAGAAAACTGTGGATGAGTGGAATATTGATTGGCAGCGTTGTTATGCTTGGTTGTGTCATGGTTTTTTTGTGAAATAGAGTACTAGGCTTTTTCCCATAACCGGGTTCAGCCATTTGTCCAGAGTTTGCGTTAGCCAGGGTTTGTTGAATAAATCCCAAACCAGTAGCCGATGATAGAGTCTTACCGGTAAAAATGTCTCTCCTTGCTTCCAAAATAAGCAGCGCAGCCACCAGTAGGGAACGTGTAGGGCGTGGGACCAATGTTTACTGTATAGCTGATAACCGTTGGCCGCAATTTTTTGCTGCAGGCGTTTGCCATTAAAGATACGAATATGTCCGCCTTCGACTTGATGGTAGCGTTTTTCTAATAGCCAGCAAATTTTTTCTGGCCAAAAGCGGGGAACGCTAACGCAAAGGTGGCCGCCGGGTTTTAGTACCCGGTTAATTTCGCTTAGCATCTGTTCATAGTCGTGGATATGCTCCAGTACTTCAGAGCAAATAATATGGTCAAAGCTGTGATCGCGAAAGGGCAGCTGTAATCCATTGCTGTTAATAAACGTCGCTGTGGCGCGGACGCTATGTGTTGCCAGCTCGCTCAGTCGTCGGTTCGCGGTATGTAAATCGGAAAAATTTAAATCGACGCCCAGCAGGGAAATCGTTTGGGTGTGCTGTAAAAAAAACAGGCCAAGCGTGTGTCTACCCTCTCCGCAGCCGAGGTCAAGTAAGCTGTCGCCGGCTCTAACGGGGAGTTTTTCTGGGTGTAGGGTTAGCATGCTTTGTTGGCCAATATATGGTTGTAATAGCTCGTCATTTGTTCGGCAACACGGTTCCAGCAAAAGTGCTTAAGCACGCGTTCGCGTGCGCGATTTGCCAGCGTTTGGCGGAGTTGCTCGTTGGTCAGCAATTGCAGCACGGCCTCTGCGAGCGCTTGCGCGTCTCCGGCTTTAACGATAATACCTGCGTTGCCAACGACTTCTGGCAGGGCGCCTCCGTCCGAGCTAACAACCGGCAAACCGCAGGCCATGGCTTCGCCTGCGGGTAGGCCAAAGCCCTCATATAGTGAGGGGCAGAGCGCGATGGTCGCTTTGTTGTATTCAGTGACCAGTTCTTCGGTGCTTATATTTGAACGAAAAGAAATATGTTCTTGCAGTTTCAATTGCCGGATTAATCTTTCTGCTGCGCCGTTTTCCTTCAATTTGCCAATAATTCGCAGGTGGATTTTGGGGTGTTGGCCCATTATTTGAGACAGAGCGGTTAGCAATACTGTAAGCCCTTTTACGGGTTGATCTGATGATGCTGTGGTAATCAACCGCAGCGGGTGTTTTTGAGTGTGCGTTGGTTTAAAAATATCGGTATCAATGCCATTTGGGATTAGATGAATATTGTGGGTGCGTTTAAAACAGCGGCCAATATCCGTGGCTGAGGATGTTGATACCGTGGTCACATATTTTAGTTGGGAGGCGACTTTTTCCTGCATATTTAAAAAGCTGTACCAACGCCGGACAAACCAACGGTACTGCCAGCTAGGTGCTGCCGCGAGTGCGGATTCCCGGTCGCGGTGAATGGGGTGGTGGATGGTGCTGATAACCTTGTGCCCACGCTTTTGTAAGTCAATCAGCCCGTATGCGAGGCTTTGATTGTCGTGAATAATATCGTAATCGCTATTGGCAAGCCGTTTGGCGACGCGGCGGCCAAAGGTATAGGGCTCGCCAAAGCCGCCCGTCAGCATGGTCCACCATTCCCAGGTGTCGCTAAAGGAGCACAGGTGGCGAAAGCGTAGAGCGGTGGTGTGATTTTTTTCCGCGTATAAATCCAGGCTGGGGACTTTAAATAGTGTTACGCCTTCGGGCACATCGGGGTAGGGCGGCCCGGAATAAATATGAACACTGTGGCCCAGGCGAGCGAGGGCTGAGCTGAGGTATTTCAGGTAAATTCCCTGGCCGCCAACAAAAGGTGCGCTGCGATAACCCAATAAGGCGATTTTTAACGGTTTCGCATCGGAGGGGGTGAGCTCTGTTGTCTGCAGAGGGCGTTCGGCGGCGGTCATAGGGATGGTCTTATTGTTTGGAAAGCCGAAGGATGGCAAAAGCACCGCCGAGGAGCAAGGACAAAAAACTGCTATGAAGGTTTGTTGTTCGGAGCCGTCAGTTTTTGGTTTAACAGTTCTTTAAAGGCTTCAGGGTCGAAAGTCAGCGGAAGTTTGTGTGATTCTTCGCCGGAGCTATCGAGAATAAGCAGAGTAGGAAAGCCCTTTACACCGTATTTCTCCTGTACTCGCTGACCTTCTTCGGATTCAAATTCTATGCGAGTGAATACAAAATTTTCTTCGATGGCTTGCTGTACGCTCGGAACCGCCAGTACCTGATTGTCGAGCTTGCGGCAGCTGGGGCACCAGATGGCAGAAATGTCAGCGAGTACAGGCTTGCCGGATAGTTTGGCTTTGGCCAGGGCCTGTTCCAGGGTAAGCCGCTCGAGCGTTACCTTTTCCAGTGCTCGTTCACCGAGGTAGGTTTGGATCTGTACATGGCCAAAGTAGAAGGCTGCGAGGATACTGCCGTAGATCAGTAACGTACGCCAGCCGTCGAACGACTTTTTTACGGGCGCCTCGGAGGCATTCTGTGGCTCGGTAGGGCGGGCGGGCATTGGCGACTCCAGTAACAGCTCAATAACGAAATGGTAGCGGTGGTCGCTACTTGTTGCGAGTTTGACTGTTTTGCCGGGGGTAGGTTCAGAGACTGCTTGGTTACAACCCTAGTGTTCGTCCCCGTGGTCGATGCGAGGGTCCAGAAAACCCAGAATAGCGCTCGCAACCAGTACAATAACGACAATTAACCCCGTACTGCCTATCAAGGCATAGCCGCCTACCATTACTACTTCATTCATAACCTGCGCTCCATTTTGGTGACTGTTTTGAGCCCTGTTGAGTCAGCATATAAGCATTCATCGCGTGAATGATTGATATGGGTCAAGTCGGAAGGGTTCCTTAGCTTGGGGTCTAATTCAGATAAATGCTCGGGGAACTGGCTCTTCGCCAACCACAAACGATATAATTCACGCCTCGATCAACCCCCCAGGATTCCCCGATGAGTGATAGAACAGCCGCGGTCAACCGCGATACGCTGGAAACCCAGATTTCCGTAGCCATTAACCTTGATGGCGACGGAAAAGCCGCATTCGATACGGGTGTTCCCTTTCTAGAGCACATGATGGATCAGATTGCCCGCCACGGCTTGATTGATATGGATGTGAATTGCAAGGGTGATACCGAAATCGACGATCATCACAGTGTTGAAGATATTGGCATTACGCTGGGTAAAGCAATGTACCAGGCCGTGGGTGACAAGCGAGGTATTCGCCGATATGGCCATGCCTATGTGCCGCTGGACGAGGCGCTTTCACGCGTGGTTATCGACTTTTCTGGCCGGCCGGGGCTGACTATGAATGTACCATTTACCCAAAAGCGCATTGGCAGTTTCGATACAGAGCTGTTCTGGGAGTTTTTCCAGGGCTTTGTTAATCATGCCCAGGTTACCTTGCATATTGATTGTCTGCGCGGCAGTAACGCCCACCATCAGATCGAAACCGTGTTTAAGGCCTTTGGTCGAGCATTGCGAATGGCTTTAGAGGTCGATCCCCGCCTCGGCAATGCTATGCCGTCAACCAAAGGTACGCTCTAGGGGCTATTGCCACGGGCAACCTGTTTGCCCGTGAACACTCATCACAACGAATGAAACGTTTATGAACCGCAAACAAGTGGCCGTAATTGATTATGGCATGGGGAATCTCCACTCCGTTGCCAGCGCCCTAAAGCATGTTGGGCCTAATATTGATGTTGCAGTAACCAGCGATAATGAAATAATCGCTAATGCTGATCATGTGATATTTCCCGGTGTTGGCGCTATCCGCGACTGTATGGCCGAGATTCGCCGTCAGCAGGTCGATACCGCCGTTAATGAAGTGATTGCCTCTGGTAAACCGTTGCTCGCCATCTGTGTTGGCTTGCAAGCGCTGATGGATTTTTCAGAAGAAAATGACGGCGTCGATTGTCTGGGCCTCTTTCCTGGCAAGGTGAAATTTTTCTCCGGCAATGAAAATTTCAATGCTGCTCACGATGAGGGTTCCCCCTCCGGAGAGCGATTAAAAGTACCACACATGGGTTGGAATACCGTTTCGCAGAAAATTCCGCACCCTCTGTGGCACAACATTGAAAATGGTGGCCGCTTTTATTTTGTGCACAGCTATTATGTGGAGTCGGAAGACCCTTCAATTGTTGCTGGTGGCTGTCATTACGGTATAGATTTCACTGCGGCAATTGCGCACAACAATGTGTTTGCAGCGCAATTTCACCCAGAAAAAAGCCATACCAATGGCTTGCAACTTTTAGAGAATTTTTTAAATTGGGATGGCAAATGTTAATTATTCCTGCAATCGATTTGAAGGACGGCCAGTGCGTACGTTTGCGTCAGGGGCTGATGGACGATACCACGGTATTTGGCAGTGACCCGGTCGCTTTCGCTCGCCAGTGGGTAGAAAAGGGCGCGCGGCGCTTGCATCTTGTGGATCTGAATGGCGCTTTTGCCGGCGAGCCGGTTAACGGTGAAGTGGTTACCGCCATTGC
Coding sequences within:
- a CDS encoding glycosyltransferase family 4 protein, whose amino-acid sequence is MTAAERPLQTTELTPSDAKPLKIALLGYRSAPFVGGQGIYLKYLSSALARLGHSVHIYSGPPYPDVPEGVTLFKVPSLDLYAEKNHTTALRFRHLCSFSDTWEWWTMLTGGFGEPYTFGRRVAKRLANSDYDIIHDNQSLAYGLIDLQKRGHKVISTIHHPIHRDRESALAAAPSWQYRWFVRRWYSFLNMQEKVASQLKYVTTVSTSSATDIGRCFKRTHNIHLIPNGIDTDIFKPTHTQKHPLRLITTASSDQPVKGLTVLLTALSQIMGQHPKIHLRIIGKLKENGAAERLIRQLKLQEHISFRSNISTEELVTEYNKATIALCPSLYEGFGLPAGEAMACGLPVVSSDGGALPEVVGNAGIIVKAGDAQALAEAVLQLLTNEQLRQTLANRARERVLKHFCWNRVAEQMTSYYNHILANKAC
- a CDS encoding lytic polysaccharide monooxygenase; this encodes MKLKNMFSSGVGAVLVISSGLAFSHGFVDSPGARNYFCGAVTKPDEIEAGTAEYPACGDAFVNDWNGAYQFMSVLNHHEGRKVEGPVTTNVCSFDSENWDGARTPWDEPIDWPTNDISAGPMEFAWDISYGPHFDDTADFRYWITKPGFQYQVGEDLAWSDFEDQPFCDLDYDHANQSAYPNVRADTSTIHFYTTCNVPSRAGRHVIYAEWGRNEHTYERFHGCIDVSFGGNSSASSSSSSSSQSSSSSSSSSSSSSSSSSTSSSSTGGACEEMCKWYQDDPRPLCQNQDSGWGWESNQSCIGRTTCDSQSGSGGVICVGGTISSSSSVSSSSSSSSSSSSNSSSSSSSSSSSSSLSSSSSVSSSSSSVSSSSSSVSSSSSSSSSTSAGGMNFSDGFEGDSVGQQPSSWNNFIGWSYNNSNNNSGNGQSALVSDVRAYSGSKSVHFRAGASPAQIVRDLPAGVSTLYMKAQVYMSKQLGNEPGDNHEHIFAVKATPDANDEIRFGQIKGTIGTNEVPSDNIAPTMDQWESGYEMPANTWNCVVLELRADMAYDSLYAYINNQQVHAIDSGSDWNNGALDSNWMSGKFNYVAFGFHSFSNNDADVWMDDIEYSDQPVECGSGTGSSSSSSSSSSISSSSSSSSSSSSSSSSSSSATNGGMCSWYGWNVPLCQNQTSGWGNENSQSCVGQVTCDSQ
- a CDS encoding prenyltransferase/squalene oxidase repeat-containing protein; amino-acid sequence: MTQPSITTLPINIPLIHSFLRSCQQDDGAIRWFDSGKLDPWDHTEAAMALSIIGDLSNAKRAYRWLRKHQAENGSWQANYFSLDNSAKIETNFVAYPVTGLWHYFLITGDREFLNEYFFMAEKAIAYVLKHQNPEGDIQWATSKNENLPKDALITACSSILRSLECGINIANTLKRPKPQWQTAYHKLADALLNRPWRFDRTWESKARYSMDWFYPILAGIYSQSEAKLRLQKRWHEFVEDSLGCRCVSDEPWITVAESCELVMACAAAGEGAKAETIFKWLAQWQDSDCGYWTGYSFRDKAIWPQEKTSWTAAAMLLAADALYGITEASGLFTSRTTLHTN
- the hisB gene encoding imidazoleglycerol-phosphate dehydratase HisB; translation: MSDRTAAVNRDTLETQISVAINLDGDGKAAFDTGVPFLEHMMDQIARHGLIDMDVNCKGDTEIDDHHSVEDIGITLGKAMYQAVGDKRGIRRYGHAYVPLDEALSRVVIDFSGRPGLTMNVPFTQKRIGSFDTELFWEFFQGFVNHAQVTLHIDCLRGSNAHHQIETVFKAFGRALRMALEVDPRLGNAMPSTKGTL
- a CDS encoding class I SAM-dependent methyltransferase; translation: MLTLHPEKLPVRAGDSLLDLGCGEGRHTLGLFFLQHTQTISLLGVDLNFSDLHTANRRLSELATHSVRATATFINSNGLQLPFRDHSFDHIICSEVLEHIHDYEQMLSEINRVLKPGGHLCVSVPRFWPEKICWLLEKRYHQVEGGHIRIFNGKRLQQKIAANGYQLYSKHWSHALHVPYWWLRCLFWKQGETFLPVRLYHRLLVWDLFNKPWLTQTLDKWLNPVMGKSLVLYFTKKP
- a CDS encoding thioredoxin family protein, whose protein sequence is MPARPTEPQNASEAPVKKSFDGWRTLLIYGSILAAFYFGHVQIQTYLGERALEKVTLERLTLEQALAKAKLSGKPVLADISAIWCPSCRKLDNQVLAVPSVQQAIEENFVFTRIEFESEEGQRVQEKYGVKGFPTLLILDSSGEESHKLPLTFDPEAFKELLNQKLTAPNNKPS
- the hisH gene encoding imidazole glycerol phosphate synthase subunit HisH, with product MNRKQVAVIDYGMGNLHSVASALKHVGPNIDVAVTSDNEIIANADHVIFPGVGAIRDCMAEIRRQQVDTAVNEVIASGKPLLAICVGLQALMDFSEENDGVDCLGLFPGKVKFFSGNENFNAAHDEGSPSGERLKVPHMGWNTVSQKIPHPLWHNIENGGRFYFVHSYYVESEDPSIVAGGCHYGIDFTAAIAHNNVFAAQFHPEKSHTNGLQLLENFLNWDGKC